The following are encoded together in the Bacillus cereus group sp. RP43 genome:
- a CDS encoding DUF378 domain-containing protein — translation MKFLSYLTVILVILGGLNWLFVALDYNVVEKWFGSMPALVDTIYWLFGLSAIYQIFDRFFTGK, via the coding sequence ATGAAATTTTTGTCATACCTTACAGTAATTTTGGTGATTCTTGGCGGTTTGAATTGGTTGTTTGTAGCGTTAGATTATAATGTAGTTGAGAAATGGTTTGGTTCTATGCCAGCGCTTGTGGATACTATTTATTGGCTCTTTGGTCTTTCAGCTATTTATCAAATTTTTGATCGGTTCTTTACGGGTAAGTAG
- a CDS encoding CPBP family intramembrane glutamic endopeptidase yields MILHAKSFHNKDKIQRAKIGLQLFLSILIITSIILNVVVIITKSMPLIVVYMFTPAFSSILTRIILKEGFKDVSFSLGNLKIWKGIGFALLIPMIICGITYSIAWLSGIAGFQHPEGGMLEPIYNILGLQYLPEPFSFIYLVVLSGVLGSLLNLIPVLGEEMGWRGYMLTRLVDAEFSRPILISGLIWATWHVPIVIAGLYVEGSSILLSVLGIYFCIVPFSYITAYLRLITGSVWPSVIIHTTWNAIIQGPFARASTGYQTEIWIGESGLITASIILITAIITSRIVNLTK; encoded by the coding sequence ATGATATTACACGCAAAATCGTTCCACAATAAAGATAAAATCCAACGTGCTAAAATAGGACTGCAACTCTTTCTGAGTATCTTAATCATTACTTCTATTATCCTAAATGTAGTAGTAATAATTACTAAAAGTATGCCGCTTATTGTGGTATATATGTTTACCCCAGCATTTTCTTCTATTTTGACTCGCATAATACTGAAAGAAGGGTTTAAAGATGTATCTTTTAGTCTCGGTAACTTAAAGATATGGAAGGGGATTGGTTTTGCTCTGCTAATACCTATGATTATTTGTGGAATTACTTATTCTATCGCCTGGTTGAGCGGAATTGCGGGGTTTCAGCATCCCGAAGGTGGTATGTTAGAACCGATCTACAATATACTTGGACTTCAGTATCTACCGGAACCATTCAGTTTCATTTATCTAGTAGTATTGAGCGGAGTTTTAGGAAGTTTGCTTAACTTAATCCCAGTTTTGGGAGAAGAAATGGGTTGGCGAGGTTATATGCTCACAAGGCTAGTCGATGCAGAGTTTTCACGGCCTATCCTTATTAGTGGATTGATTTGGGCAACGTGGCATGTTCCAATTGTTATTGCTGGTCTATATGTAGAGGGATCATCTATCCTACTTTCAGTACTTGGCATCTATTTTTGTATTGTGCCCTTCAGTTATATTACAGCTTATTTACGACTTATCACAGGTAGCGTTTGGCCTTCGGTTATCATCCATACCACTTGGAATGCCATTATACAAGGACCTTTCGCACGTGCAAGTACAGGATATCAAACTGAGATTTGGATTGGAGAATCTGGCTTGATAACCGCTAGTATTATCTTAATTACTGCAATAATTACGTCTCGAATAGTAAATCTTACTAAATAG
- a CDS encoding DUF1015 family protein, whose amino-acid sequence MAKIRPFRAIRPVEEKAAEVAALPYDVLNSEEAREVVKGNPYSFLHVDKAEIDLDPALSPYDDRVYEKAGENLNRFIREEVFTQDEEPALYIYELTMQGRTQSGLVVCTSIDEYEDDTIKKHERTRHEKELDRIRHVDVCDANTGPIFLTYRTKEEIKRFIASWKEEHAPIYTFTAEDGVRHVAWKIADEEVIASLVNLFEDIPNLYIADGHHRSASAAKVGLMRREQYPNYTGEEEFNFFLSVLFPHDELSIWDYNRVVKDLNGLSEEQFLKQIAQYFYVEEATVSPYKPNEPKSFGMYVNEKWYKLNVKEETFDANDLVKGLDVSILQDHLLSQVLEIHDPRSDSRIDFVGGIRGLEELERLVKSGAYKAAFSLYPTSMEALLAIADAGEVMPPKSTWFEPKLRSGLFVHSLK is encoded by the coding sequence TTGGCAAAAATCCGACCGTTTCGGGCCATTCGTCCAGTAGAAGAAAAAGCAGCGGAAGTTGCAGCTTTACCGTATGACGTATTAAATAGTGAAGAAGCAAGAGAGGTTGTAAAAGGGAATCCGTATTCTTTCTTACACGTTGATAAAGCAGAAATTGATTTAGACCCGGCACTTTCACCGTACGATGATCGTGTATATGAAAAAGCGGGTGAAAATTTAAATCGATTTATACGAGAAGAAGTGTTCACTCAAGACGAAGAGCCAGCGTTATACATTTATGAACTGACGATGCAAGGAAGAACGCAGTCAGGCCTTGTCGTTTGTACATCGATTGATGAGTATGAAGATGATACAATTAAAAAACATGAAAGAACACGTCATGAAAAAGAACTAGATCGCATTCGCCACGTAGATGTGTGTGACGCAAATACAGGTCCTATCTTTTTAACATATCGTACAAAAGAAGAGATAAAGCGTTTCATTGCCAGTTGGAAAGAAGAACATGCGCCAATCTATACATTTACAGCAGAAGACGGCGTTAGGCACGTTGCTTGGAAAATAGCTGATGAAGAAGTAATTGCAAGTTTAGTAAACTTATTTGAAGATATTCCTAACTTGTATATTGCAGACGGACATCACCGCTCTGCATCAGCGGCAAAAGTAGGACTAATGCGAAGAGAACAATATCCGAATTATACAGGAGAAGAGGAATTTAATTTCTTCTTATCTGTTTTATTCCCTCATGATGAACTATCTATTTGGGACTATAACCGAGTTGTAAAAGACTTAAACGGATTATCAGAAGAACAGTTTTTAAAGCAAATTGCACAATACTTTTATGTAGAAGAAGCAACTGTTTCTCCGTATAAACCAAATGAGCCGAAATCATTTGGAATGTATGTAAACGAGAAGTGGTATAAGCTCAATGTGAAAGAGGAAACGTTTGATGCGAATGATCTCGTGAAAGGTTTAGATGTATCTATTCTGCAAGATCATTTATTAAGTCAAGTACTTGAAATACATGATCCGCGATCTGATTCACGCATCGATTTTGTAGGAGGAATCCGCGGATTAGAAGAACTAGAACGCCTTGTAAAGAGCGGTGCATATAAAGCAGCATTCTCATTATATCCGACATCAATGGAAGCTTTATTAGCAATTGCAGACGCTGGAGAAGTTATGCCGCCAAAATCAACGTGGTTTGAACCGAAACTGCGCAGCGGGTTGTTTGTACATTCGTTAAAATAA
- the serC gene encoding 3-phosphoserine/phosphohydroxythreonine transaminase, with translation MERVYNFSAGPSILPLPVLEKVQKELVNYNGTGMSVMEMSHRSSYFQSIIDEASSLLRELMNIPDEYEVLFLQGGASLQFSMIPLNLMSTYKKAGYVLTGSWSKKALQEAGKVGEVQVIASSEKEKFTSIPKMDDLPNDEELDYVHITTNNTIEGTKYVDIPHLERVPLVADMSSNILSEQYDVTKFGLIYAGAQKNLGPAGLTIAIIKRDLIGGAERSCPTMLNYETYSKNNSLYNTPPSFSIYVTKLVLEWLKEQGGVSAIEEQNRMKSSLLYNFLDESKLFTSPVDPTYRSLMNIPFTTPSEELNNQFLQKAKENGLVTLKGHRSVGGMRASIYNAMPVHGVQQLVNYMKEFELENR, from the coding sequence ATGGAGAGAGTGTATAATTTTTCAGCAGGACCATCTATACTCCCTTTGCCAGTTTTAGAGAAAGTGCAAAAGGAGCTTGTAAATTATAACGGGACAGGCATGTCAGTTATGGAAATGAGCCATAGATCTTCTTATTTCCAAAGTATTATTGATGAAGCCAGTAGCTTACTTCGTGAATTAATGAACATTCCTGATGAGTATGAAGTTTTATTTTTACAAGGCGGTGCGTCATTACAATTTTCTATGATACCGTTAAATTTAATGAGTACGTATAAAAAAGCTGGGTACGTACTGACAGGTTCATGGTCTAAAAAGGCGCTGCAAGAAGCCGGAAAAGTAGGGGAAGTGCAAGTGATTGCTTCTTCTGAAAAAGAGAAGTTTACTTCGATTCCTAAAATGGATGATTTACCAAATGATGAAGAACTAGATTATGTACATATTACAACGAATAATACAATTGAGGGGACAAAATATGTGGATATTCCACATTTAGAAAGAGTGCCGCTCGTTGCGGATATGTCCTCAAATATTTTATCAGAACAATATGATGTTACGAAGTTTGGTCTCATATATGCGGGTGCGCAAAAGAATTTAGGGCCAGCGGGCTTAACGATTGCTATTATAAAAAGGGATTTAATTGGGGGAGCAGAACGCTCTTGTCCTACAATGTTAAACTATGAAACTTACAGCAAAAATAACTCCTTATATAATACACCGCCGTCCTTTAGTATTTACGTAACGAAACTTGTACTAGAGTGGTTGAAAGAGCAAGGCGGGGTATCTGCGATTGAAGAACAGAATAGAATGAAATCTTCACTTCTTTACAATTTCTTAGATGAATCAAAATTGTTTACTTCACCAGTTGATCCTACGTATCGATCACTTATGAATATTCCGTTTACAACACCGTCAGAAGAGCTGAACAATCAGTTTTTACAAAAAGCGAAAGAAAACGGCCTTGTTACGTTAAAAGGACATCGCTCAGTCGGTGGTATGCGTGCAAGTATTTACAATGCGATGCCAGTACACGGTGTACAGCAATTAGTAAATTATATGAAGGAATTTGAGCTTGAGAATAGATAG
- a CDS encoding 3-phosphoglycerate dehydrogenase family protein, whose amino-acid sequence MFRVQTLNQIAEKGLQVLDGERYEVGDRMDHPDGILLRSYSLHQEEFSKDLKAIARAGAGVNNIPVERCTEKGIVVFNTPGANANAVKELIIASLIMSSRNIINGVSWTKNLEGEEVPQLVESGKKQFVGSEIAGKRLGVIGLGAIGALVANDALALGMDVVGYDPYISVETAWRLSTHVQRAFSLDEIFATCDYITLHIPLTNQTKGIIGEHAVEKMKKGMRLFNFSRGELVDENVLQKALEEDVITHYVTDFPNENVIKMKNVTATPHLGASTSESEENCAIMAARQLREYLETGNIRNSVNYPNVELPYIGKKRITIMHQNVPNMVGQITGCLAEHHINIADMINRSKHSWAYTMIDIDNGIDDIIKENIVENISKITGVVAVRMIV is encoded by the coding sequence ATGTTTCGTGTTCAAACGTTAAATCAAATTGCGGAAAAGGGTTTGCAAGTTCTTGACGGAGAGCGTTATGAAGTAGGGGATAGAATGGACCACCCAGACGGTATTTTACTTCGCAGCTATTCTTTACACCAAGAAGAATTTTCAAAAGACTTAAAGGCGATTGCAAGAGCTGGTGCTGGTGTAAATAATATTCCTGTCGAGAGATGTACAGAAAAAGGGATTGTAGTATTTAATACACCAGGAGCGAATGCCAATGCAGTAAAGGAACTTATTATCGCTAGTCTTATTATGTCTTCACGTAACATTATTAACGGTGTAAGCTGGACGAAAAATTTAGAGGGTGAAGAAGTACCGCAGCTTGTTGAATCAGGGAAAAAACAATTCGTTGGATCAGAAATTGCAGGGAAACGTCTAGGTGTAATCGGCCTTGGTGCAATCGGTGCTTTAGTTGCGAACGATGCGTTAGCTTTAGGAATGGACGTTGTCGGATATGATCCTTACATTTCAGTTGAAACTGCATGGCGCCTTTCAACACATGTGCAAAGAGCATTTAGTTTAGATGAAATTTTTGCAACATGTGATTATATTACACTTCATATTCCTCTTACGAATCAAACGAAGGGAATTATTGGTGAACACGCTGTAGAGAAGATGAAAAAAGGTATGCGTTTATTCAATTTCTCTAGAGGAGAACTTGTAGATGAAAATGTTCTTCAAAAAGCGTTAGAAGAAGATGTTATTACGCATTACGTAACAGACTTCCCGAATGAAAATGTGATAAAGATGAAAAATGTAACAGCGACGCCTCATCTTGGTGCATCTACGTCTGAATCGGAAGAAAATTGTGCGATCATGGCAGCGCGCCAATTACGTGAATATTTAGAGACAGGAAATATTCGTAATTCAGTAAACTATCCAAACGTCGAACTGCCGTATATCGGAAAAAAACGAATTACGATTATGCATCAAAACGTTCCGAACATGGTAGGACAAATTACAGGATGTTTAGCAGAGCATCATATTAATATTGCCGATATGATTAATCGTAGTAAACATTCTTGGGCGTACACAATGATTGATATTGATAACGGAATTGATGATATAATAAAAGAGAATATAGTGGAAAATATAAGCAAAATTACAGGTGTTGTAGCCGTTCGAATGATTGTGTAA
- a CDS encoding S66 peptidase family protein, with amino-acid sequence MLIKPNRLQPGDIVATVSPSWGGAGDSEIRWRYEQGVKRLEEVFGLTVIPMPNSLKGSEFIYNNPKARAEDLMTAFKDTRVKAIIANIGGEDSIRLLPYIDFNVIRENPKIFMGYSDVTVSHLFCHKAGISSFYGPAILTDFAENIEMDPYTIEMVNRTLFSNEVIGEIQPAHEWTSERLEWIEINKDTRRTMQQNNGYELLQGFTTVQGRLIGGCIEVLEFAKGTELWPEKKHWENCILFFETSEDHPEPSYIKYWLRNYAAQGILQKARGIIFGKPKDEMYYEEYKHEILQVMKEHNLLDLPILYNLNFGHTEPKFILPYGAMAEIDCENGSFSILESGVE; translated from the coding sequence ATGTTAATAAAACCAAACAGATTACAGCCAGGTGATATTGTGGCAACAGTAAGTCCTTCATGGGGAGGTGCAGGTGATTCTGAGATAAGATGGCGTTATGAACAAGGAGTGAAAAGATTAGAAGAAGTTTTCGGTCTTACGGTTATCCCAATGCCTAATAGTTTAAAAGGTAGCGAATTCATTTATAACAACCCAAAGGCTCGTGCGGAAGATTTAATGACAGCATTTAAAGATACACGCGTGAAAGCAATTATTGCCAATATTGGCGGTGAAGATAGCATCCGCTTACTTCCTTATATAGATTTTAATGTGATACGTGAAAATCCGAAAATTTTTATGGGGTACTCTGACGTTACCGTTTCACATTTGTTTTGCCATAAAGCAGGAATCTCCTCTTTTTACGGTCCAGCCATTTTAACTGATTTTGCCGAAAATATAGAGATGGATCCTTATACAATTGAAATGGTAAATCGAACTCTATTTTCAAATGAAGTTATTGGCGAAATTCAACCAGCTCATGAATGGACGAGCGAGCGTTTAGAATGGATAGAGATAAATAAAGATACAAGGCGTACGATGCAACAAAACAATGGCTATGAACTACTTCAAGGCTTTACTACCGTACAAGGACGCTTAATTGGTGGTTGTATAGAAGTATTGGAATTTGCAAAAGGAACGGAGCTTTGGCCTGAGAAAAAACATTGGGAGAATTGTATCCTTTTCTTTGAAACTTCTGAAGACCATCCAGAACCAAGCTATATAAAGTATTGGTTACGAAATTATGCAGCACAAGGCATTCTGCAAAAAGCAAGGGGCATCATTTTTGGTAAACCAAAAGACGAAATGTATTATGAAGAATATAAACATGAAATACTGCAAGTAATGAAGGAGCATAATTTATTAGATTTGCCGATTCTTTATAATTTGAATTTTGGCCATACCGAGCCGAAGTTTATTTTACCTTACGGCGCGATGGCAGAAATTGATTGTGAAAATGGATCTTTCTCTATTTTAGAGAGTGGCGTGGAATAA
- a CDS encoding SMI1/KNR4 family protein, translating to MSHITWINVNEKRVTDDQIKQLEQYLNIKFPNDFIDCVQKYDGGYPTPDTFNIPNQDENSLNNLLTLDSDRKYSILETYNSTKDRLPDKIYPFARDPFGNLLCFDYRNNTDSPIIVFWDHEEEDIEEAIYPVCSTFTELLASLRDFEEED from the coding sequence ATGAGTCACATTACATGGATTAATGTAAATGAAAAAAGAGTAACAGATGACCAAATTAAACAATTAGAACAATACTTAAATATTAAATTTCCTAATGATTTTATTGATTGTGTACAAAAATATGATGGTGGATATCCAACGCCAGATACATTTAACATTCCAAATCAAGATGAAAATTCACTTAATAATCTTTTAACCTTAGATTCTGATAGAAAATATTCAATTCTAGAAACATATAATAGTACGAAAGATAGATTACCTGACAAAATATATCCTTTTGCTAGAGATCCATTCGGCAATCTTCTATGCTTTGATTATCGAAACAACACTGATTCACCAATAATCGTATTCTGGGATCATGAGGAAGAAGACATAGAGGAAGCAATATATCCTGTTTGTTCAACATTTACAGAATTACTTGCTAGTCTACGTGATTTCGAAGAAGAAGATTGA
- a CDS encoding enoyl-CoA hydratase has product MKLQVGEKITFERTFTKEDVVLFTEVSKDEGVHHVTPDEQGRFVVQGLLTSTLPTKIGGDYNVLARKMDFEFMRPVLSGDTIRCDVTIEQFELDEKNRTKIIAMFICRNQLEKEVLKGSFSGIIL; this is encoded by the coding sequence ATGAAATTACAAGTAGGCGAAAAAATCACCTTTGAACGAACTTTTACGAAAGAAGATGTTGTGTTATTTACGGAAGTATCGAAAGATGAAGGGGTTCATCATGTTACACCAGATGAGCAGGGGAGATTTGTTGTACAAGGGCTGTTAACATCAACACTACCTACAAAAATTGGCGGTGACTATAACGTACTAGCTCGCAAGATGGATTTTGAATTTATGCGTCCTGTGTTGAGCGGTGATACAATTCGTTGTGACGTAACTATTGAACAATTTGAGCTCGATGAAAAAAATCGCACAAAAATTATTGCGATGTTTATATGTAGGAATCAACTTGAAAAGGAAGTGTTGAAGGGAAGTTTTTCGGGGATTATTCTTTAA
- a CDS encoding DUF3224 domain-containing protein, giving the protein MEVTFTVSKWDEKPIDDTKKDFPINIAHVEYDIDGELKGKAFVEYLLYYLDSNINDGHLATAKISGFLHFEGVYKGQQGTLTAIEQGKFDKGNLDSPGTIIKATGNLENLRGSYHYQFTGQTSKLILEFEFQQNIL; this is encoded by the coding sequence ATGGAAGTAACATTTACAGTAAGTAAATGGGATGAAAAACCAATCGATGATACTAAAAAAGATTTCCCTATTAATATTGCCCATGTCGAATATGATATTGATGGTGAATTAAAAGGAAAGGCTTTTGTTGAATACTTATTATATTATTTAGACTCAAATATAAATGATGGTCACTTAGCTACTGCTAAAATTTCTGGCTTTTTACACTTTGAAGGAGTTTACAAGGGACAACAAGGGACACTTACAGCTATAGAGCAAGGAAAATTTGATAAAGGAAATCTAGATTCCCCAGGAACAATTATTAAAGCTACTGGTAACTTAGAAAATCTGAGAGGGTCCTATCATTATCAGTTTACAGGTCAAACTAGTAAACTGATTTTAGAGTTTGAATTTCAGCAAAATATCCTATAA
- a CDS encoding 2TM domain-containing protein: MERDEVYLRAKKRVENLQAFYIHLTVYILVNLMLFIINISSDSSKLWFLYPLAGWGIGIVIHGLTTFPVGIFGKEWEERKIKEYMEKDK, encoded by the coding sequence GTGGAGCGAGATGAGGTTTATTTACGAGCTAAAAAAAGGGTAGAGAATTTACAAGCGTTTTATATTCATTTAACGGTCTATATACTAGTGAACTTAATGCTTTTTATTATAAATATAAGCTCTGATTCAAGTAAATTATGGTTTTTATATCCACTGGCAGGTTGGGGGATCGGTATCGTTATACACGGTTTGACAACTTTTCCAGTTGGGATATTCGGAAAAGAGTGGGAAGAACGAAAGATTAAAGAATATATGGAGAAAGATAAGTAA
- a CDS encoding WXG100 family type VII secretion target, translating into MSTQIKVTPEQLEQAAKTVSNTRSSLEYIHKDLYSQIEYIASQWSGASSDRFYQMFNEAKPMMFNILQELDKIAVELERAAVKFREADESYDGNLVDSDIQEGAMCGKLPPKSEESFFNKKDLNAAWTGISTGFVDGVVDAWKGFVALGDKETWLNMRDAIVNYRETIPAAWNTVSDTFMNNFWNGDLESREHYAAYAVTTLFTGFVGSKGLDKVGQAGKVAAITGFTKGKSLVTNSPAYRNALHILNNYEFKAGNHLSYAGVGSTQPYLQKAATYTYEGANGRKTIRLRKGDLAGDKHPVTGIPYDAEGFPIFESKGEVMLKEADFKKSRTTQSRKCSKALYEQIMESPELALKFTDEEIQLFKMGKTPEHYTWHHHQDTGRMQLVDYQTHHDTGHTGGYKIWGKDSDK; encoded by the coding sequence ATGAGCACACAAATAAAGGTAACACCGGAACAATTAGAACAAGCTGCTAAAACCGTAAGCAATACGAGATCATCATTAGAATATATACATAAAGATTTATACTCTCAAATTGAATATATAGCTTCTCAGTGGAGCGGAGCAAGCAGTGATCGTTTCTATCAGATGTTTAATGAAGCAAAACCAATGATGTTTAACATTTTGCAAGAATTAGATAAAATCGCAGTAGAATTAGAACGTGCAGCTGTTAAATTCCGAGAAGCGGATGAATCGTATGATGGAAATTTAGTTGACTCTGATATTCAAGAAGGAGCCATGTGTGGAAAACTCCCTCCAAAATCAGAAGAGTCATTTTTCAATAAAAAGGATTTAAATGCTGCGTGGACTGGTATTTCTACTGGTTTTGTAGATGGTGTTGTAGATGCATGGAAAGGATTCGTAGCTTTAGGAGATAAAGAAACTTGGTTAAATATGCGAGATGCGATTGTAAACTATAGAGAGACTATTCCTGCTGCATGGAACACTGTATCAGATACATTTATGAATAATTTTTGGAATGGAGATCTGGAAAGCAGAGAACATTATGCAGCTTACGCAGTCACTACGCTATTCACAGGCTTTGTTGGTAGCAAAGGTCTAGATAAAGTAGGACAAGCAGGTAAGGTGGCTGCTATTACAGGGTTTACTAAAGGGAAATCACTTGTGACTAATTCTCCGGCATACAGAAATGCATTACACATATTAAATAACTATGAATTTAAAGCTGGTAATCATCTTTCATATGCAGGTGTCGGTAGTACACAACCATATTTACAGAAAGCAGCTACGTATACTTATGAAGGTGCAAATGGACGAAAAACGATTCGTTTGCGTAAAGGAGACTTAGCAGGAGATAAGCACCCTGTTACAGGTATTCCGTATGATGCTGAAGGATTTCCTATTTTTGAATCAAAAGGCGAGGTAATGTTAAAAGAGGCAGATTTCAAAAAGTCTAGAACAACACAGTCTAGAAAGTGTAGTAAGGCATTATATGAACAAATAATGGAAAGTCCTGAATTAGCTTTAAAATTTACGGATGAAGAAATTCAATTATTTAAAATGGGAAAAACTCCAGAGCATTATACATGGCATCATCATCAAGACACTGGAAGGATGCAACTTGTAGATTATCAGACTCATCATGATACTGGTCATACAGGTGGATATAAAATTTGGGGAAAAGATAGCGATAAATAG